A region from the Benincasa hispida cultivar B227 chromosome 8, ASM972705v1, whole genome shotgun sequence genome encodes:
- the LOC120083280 gene encoding histone H2B.7-like — protein sequence MAPKAEKKPAEKKPAAEEKKAEKAPAEKKPRAEKKLPKDASDKKKKRAKKSIETYKIYIFKVLKQVHPDIGISSKAMGIMNSFINDIFEKLAQESSKLARYNKKPTITSREIQTAVRLVLPGELAKHAVSEGTKAVTKFTSS from the coding sequence ATGGCGCCAAAGGCCGAGAAGAAGCCCGCTGAGAAGAAGCCAGCGGCGGAGGAGAAGAAAGCCGAGAAGGCTCCGGCGGAGAAGAAGCCAAGAGCCGAGAAGAAGCTTCCCAAAGACGCCTCcgacaagaaaaagaagagagccAAGAAGAGCATTGAAACTTACAAGATCTACATCTTCAAAGTCCTCAAGCAAGTTCATCCTGATATCGGAATCTCCAGCAAGGCCATGGGGATTATGAACAGTTTCATCAACGACATTTTCGAGAAGCTCGCTCAGGAATCCTCTAAGCTTGCTCGCTACAACAAGAAGCCAACCATCACCTCTCGGGAGATCCAAACGGCTGTGCGCCTTGTTCTTCCCGGTGAGTTGGCCAAGCACGCCGTCTCTGAGGGCACCAAGGCTGTCACCAAGTTTACTAGCTCTTAG
- the LOC120083707 gene encoding protein FAR1-RELATED SEQUENCE 11-like isoform X5: MCLKDAIAMELSTTKHALCIWMIVAKFPSWCNAILGERYNEWKSGFCRLYNLELIEDFEIGWRDMVNSFGLHTNRHVANLYSLRSLWALPFLRNHFFAGMATIGQSKAINAFIQRFLSAQTRLAQFIEQDLSLGTTIDTTRHDRRKLN, from the exons ATGTGTCTCAAAGATGCCATAGCGATGGAACTGTCAACTACTAAGCATGCACTTTGTATTTGGATGATTGTGGCGAAGTTTCCATCCTGGTGTAATGCTATTCTTGGAGAACGTTACAATGAGTGGAAAAGTGGATTCTGTCGATTATATAATCTGGAGTTAATTGAGGATTTTGAAATAGGGTGGAGGGACATGGTGAATTCCTTTGGTCTGCATACTAATAGGCACGTAGCCAACTTGTACAGTCTGCGTTCTCTTTGGGCATTGCCATTCTTGAGAAACCATTTCTTCGCTGGAATGGCAACCATTGGCCAATCAAAAGCAATCAATGCTTTTATTCAGCGATTTTTGAGTGCACAGACTCGACTTGCTCAGTTTATTGAACAG GATTTGAGCTTGGGGACGACGATTGACACTACCCGACACGATAGGAG
- the LOC120083707 gene encoding protein FAR1-RELATED SEQUENCE 11-like isoform X4, giving the protein MCLKDAIAMELSTTKHALCIWMIVAKFPSWCNAILGERYNEWKSGFCRLYNLELIEDFEIGWRDMVNSFGLHTNRHVANLYSLRSLWALPFLRNHFFAGMATIGQSKAINAFIQRFLSAQTRLAQFIEQDLSLGTTIDTTRHDRRCVKEVI; this is encoded by the exons ATGTGTCTCAAAGATGCCATAGCGATGGAACTGTCAACTACTAAGCATGCACTTTGTATTTGGATGATTGTGGCGAAGTTTCCATCCTGGTGTAATGCTATTCTTGGAGAACGTTACAATGAGTGGAAAAGTGGATTCTGTCGATTATATAATCTGGAGTTAATTGAGGATTTTGAAATAGGGTGGAGGGACATGGTGAATTCCTTTGGTCTGCATACTAATAGGCACGTAGCCAACTTGTACAGTCTGCGTTCTCTTTGGGCATTGCCATTCTTGAGAAACCATTTCTTCGCTGGAATGGCAACCATTGGCCAATCAAAAGCAATCAATGCTTTTATTCAGCGATTTTTGAGTGCACAGACTCGACTTGCTCAGTTTATTGAACAG GATTTGAGCTTGGGGACGACGATTGACACTACCCGACACGATAGGAG ATGTGTCAAAGAAGTCATCTAG
- the LOC120083707 gene encoding protein FAR1-RELATED SEQUENCE 11-like isoform X3, producing the protein MCLKDAIAMELSTTKHALCIWMIVAKFPSWCNAILGERYNEWKSGFCRLYNLELIEDFEIGWRDMVNSFGLHTNRHVANLYSLRSLWALPFLRNHFFAGMATIGQSKAINAFIQRFLSAQTRLAQFIEQDLSLGTTIDTTRHDRRYQIAIFPYDGEG; encoded by the exons ATGTGTCTCAAAGATGCCATAGCGATGGAACTGTCAACTACTAAGCATGCACTTTGTATTTGGATGATTGTGGCGAAGTTTCCATCCTGGTGTAATGCTATTCTTGGAGAACGTTACAATGAGTGGAAAAGTGGATTCTGTCGATTATATAATCTGGAGTTAATTGAGGATTTTGAAATAGGGTGGAGGGACATGGTGAATTCCTTTGGTCTGCATACTAATAGGCACGTAGCCAACTTGTACAGTCTGCGTTCTCTTTGGGCATTGCCATTCTTGAGAAACCATTTCTTCGCTGGAATGGCAACCATTGGCCAATCAAAAGCAATCAATGCTTTTATTCAGCGATTTTTGAGTGCACAGACTCGACTTGCTCAGTTTATTGAACAG GATTTGAGCTTGGGGACGACGATTGACACTACCCGACACGATAGGAG